In Desulfosporosinus sp. Sb-LF, one DNA window encodes the following:
- a CDS encoding CC/Se motif family (seleno)protein, with product MENLISSIKFNFTQKAKEFLQKANKSALHIETMVVTQCCIPLSIPPTVRKGIPHKPENFHVFNVDGITVYYDRNLILKPEVTIDVRGLGFAKGLIVSDWVIKY from the coding sequence GTGGAAAACCTTATATCGAGCATTAAATTTAACTTTACACAAAAAGCTAAAGAATTCCTCCAAAAGGCTAATAAAAGCGCGCTCCATATTGAAACCATGGTCGTTACACAATGCTGCATTCCGCTCTCTATTCCTCCTACCGTACGCAAGGGAATTCCGCACAAACCCGAAAATTTCCACGTTTTTAATGTTGACGGAATCACGGTGTACTATGACCGGAATTTGATCCTAAAGCCAGAAGTAACGATAGATGTTCGAGGGCTAGGGTTTGCTAAAGGACTCATAGTTTCAGATTGGGTTATTAAATACTAA
- a CDS encoding manganese catalase family protein, translating into MYNYRKRLFYPVHVKGPDPVFAKVLFEHYAGRNGELSSSLQYLNHYANFTNRYVRELLGLIAAEELGHMELISVAIIKLGGPPLTYANSQGAPWVVNYINQSADPIDILQVDVEAETRASHLYRQHLELTSDPNMKKMIGFLISREEVHKRLLQRAQTLIREFGSPEEFNRLIYDYKMSLQVLE; encoded by the coding sequence ATGTATAATTATCGAAAGCGATTATTTTATCCAGTCCATGTTAAAGGGCCAGATCCAGTGTTTGCCAAGGTGTTGTTTGAGCATTACGCAGGGAGAAATGGTGAATTATCATCATCACTACAGTACTTAAACCATTACGCTAATTTTACAAATCGGTATGTTCGGGAGCTACTAGGGTTAATTGCTGCAGAAGAATTAGGGCATATGGAACTAATTTCAGTTGCAATTATCAAATTAGGGGGACCGCCGCTGACCTATGCCAATTCCCAAGGTGCTCCGTGGGTTGTCAACTATATTAATCAAAGTGCTGACCCTATTGACATACTACAGGTGGATGTAGAGGCCGAAACCCGAGCCAGTCATCTGTATAGACAACATCTGGAATTGACAAGTGACCCAAACATGAAGAAGATGATTGGATTTCTCATCAGTAGGGAAGAAGTACATAAACGTTTGCTGCAACGAGCGCAGACGTTAATCCGCGAATTTGGTTCGCCGGAGGAATTTAATAGGTTGATCTACGATTATAAGATGAGCCTCCAGGTCTTAGAATAA
- the purD gene encoding phosphoribosylamine--glycine ligase: MGNRKRVLIVGNGGREHALAWKLAQSSELERLFVAPGNAGTELWNVPIPAQDIAGLVNFAQKEKIDLTLVGPEDPLSLGIVDAFQKAGLRIFGPTQIAARLEGSKSFAKAIMESAKIPTAKWQVFDDPDQAKNYLGTLGAPCVLKADGLAAGKGVIVALDMETALQAVDEIMDGGFGSAGKKLVIEEFLEGQEVSLLCFSDGTTAVPMVPVQDHKRALEGDLGLNTGGMGTYSPPPIWTAELESKVMEDLVSPTLQVMRERGTPFQGVLFLGLMLTQQGPKLLEYNVRFGDPETQVVMKRLKSDLLPILWACTEGRLSEVELEWKEEVAVCVVMAAPGYPLAYAKEIPIRLPEVTDSGTVIFHAGTGISEGRLRSTGGRVLGITADGKTLQQARKKAYTLVDQIDFPKAHFRRDIGEKGLQ, from the coding sequence GTGGGTAACAGAAAACGAGTGTTAATCGTCGGCAATGGGGGGCGGGAACATGCTCTAGCTTGGAAACTGGCGCAAAGCTCGGAACTTGAACGTCTCTTTGTTGCGCCGGGGAATGCAGGAACCGAGTTATGGAATGTTCCTATACCCGCTCAGGATATCGCTGGGTTAGTGAATTTTGCACAGAAGGAGAAAATTGATTTGACCCTAGTTGGGCCGGAAGACCCCTTGAGTTTAGGAATTGTGGATGCTTTTCAAAAGGCGGGTCTGCGAATTTTCGGACCAACTCAGATTGCAGCTCGGCTGGAGGGAAGTAAATCCTTTGCTAAAGCCATTATGGAAAGCGCAAAGATCCCGACCGCGAAGTGGCAGGTCTTTGATGATCCGGATCAGGCCAAAAACTATCTTGGAACCCTTGGTGCGCCTTGCGTTTTGAAGGCGGATGGCCTAGCTGCGGGCAAGGGGGTCATTGTGGCACTGGATATGGAAACCGCACTCCAAGCTGTGGATGAGATCATGGACGGCGGATTTGGTTCAGCAGGCAAAAAATTGGTCATTGAAGAATTCCTGGAAGGTCAAGAGGTCAGCTTGCTTTGTTTCTCAGATGGAACAACGGCGGTGCCTATGGTTCCAGTTCAGGATCATAAGCGTGCCTTGGAGGGCGACCTTGGCCTTAACACAGGGGGGATGGGTACTTATAGTCCCCCTCCGATCTGGACGGCTGAGCTGGAATCAAAAGTGATGGAAGACCTTGTGTCACCAACTTTGCAGGTCATGCGAGAACGGGGGACTCCCTTTCAAGGAGTGCTTTTCTTGGGTCTGATGTTAACACAGCAGGGGCCAAAATTACTGGAATACAATGTCCGGTTTGGTGATCCTGAGACACAAGTGGTGATGAAACGACTAAAATCGGATCTTTTGCCAATTCTTTGGGCATGTACTGAGGGTCGTTTGTCTGAGGTCGAACTGGAGTGGAAAGAAGAGGTTGCAGTCTGTGTTGTGATGGCTGCCCCAGGTTATCCTTTAGCCTATGCTAAGGAAATTCCAATTCGCTTGCCTGAAGTGACGGATTCCGGTACCGTCATATTTCATGCGGGAACGGGAATCAGCGAGGGGCGACTTCGGAGCACTGGCGGCCGGGTATTGGGAATAACCGCTGACGGGAAAACCCTTCAACAGGCTCGGAAAAAAGCCTATACTCTCGTGGATCAAATCGATTTTCCTAAGGCTCATTTTCGTCGAGATATCGGAGAAAAAGGCCTCCAATAG
- the purH gene encoding bifunctional phosphoribosylaminoimidazolecarboxamide formyltransferase/IMP cyclohydrolase — protein sequence MKRRAIISVSDKTGVVDFARELVALDFELISTGGTFKALDEANIPVKYVSEVTGFPEVLDGRVKTLHPLIHGGILARDSVEHREQMEQNGIGFIDLVVVNLYPFRETISKPGVSFEEAIENIDVGGPTMVRAAAKNHGRVTVVVNPASYGDVVKVLREAGTVSAGMRKRLAAEAFSHTAEYDRLIAGYLERQLETPDSFPETIRLTAQKVQELRYGENPQQKAAFYINSEAGMGTLANGKQLQGKELSYNNWMDMDAAWKIVREFESCAATIIKHSNPCGVALGNTPLEAYQSALAADPVSAFGGIIAFNRVVDGVCAEAIKGSFYEVIIAPEFSREAQEILSEKVNLRLFVVGRGDNGNYYSGWAFKSINGGYLVQEVDRGTTSVGEWDVVTDQKPTEEDLIALDFAWRVVKHVKSNAIVVTDHKQTLGVGAGQMNRVGSVKIALEQAGDRARGAYLASDAFFPFPDSIEAAAKAGIRAIVQPGGSVKDAAVIEAANRLNMIMVFTHRRHFQH from the coding sequence GTGAAGCGAAGAGCTATCATAAGTGTTTCGGATAAGACGGGTGTCGTTGATTTTGCCCGTGAACTAGTGGCATTAGATTTTGAATTAATTTCGACCGGGGGGACGTTCAAAGCTCTCGATGAAGCCAATATTCCTGTGAAATATGTGAGTGAGGTCACGGGATTTCCAGAAGTCTTAGATGGCCGTGTTAAGACTCTCCACCCTTTAATCCACGGAGGAATTCTGGCACGAGATAGTGTGGAGCATCGGGAACAAATGGAGCAAAACGGGATTGGTTTTATCGACTTGGTTGTGGTCAATCTCTATCCATTTCGAGAAACGATTTCCAAGCCTGGGGTGAGTTTTGAAGAGGCGATTGAAAATATCGATGTGGGCGGGCCGACGATGGTTCGCGCCGCAGCTAAAAACCATGGACGGGTTACTGTAGTGGTTAATCCCGCATCCTATGGTGATGTGGTGAAGGTGCTACGCGAGGCAGGAACCGTTTCAGCGGGCATGCGCAAGCGACTGGCTGCCGAAGCCTTCTCTCACACAGCGGAGTATGATCGTCTTATTGCAGGGTACTTAGAACGGCAGTTGGAAACGCCCGATAGTTTTCCGGAAACGATTCGTTTAACAGCTCAAAAAGTTCAGGAGTTGCGTTATGGGGAAAATCCCCAGCAAAAGGCAGCGTTTTATATTAATTCAGAAGCTGGTATGGGGACTTTAGCGAACGGGAAACAACTTCAAGGGAAAGAACTTTCGTACAATAATTGGATGGATATGGATGCGGCGTGGAAGATAGTGCGTGAGTTCGAATCGTGCGCAGCGACGATTATCAAACATAGTAACCCATGTGGAGTCGCTTTAGGTAACACCCCCCTTGAGGCTTATCAGAGTGCTTTGGCTGCCGATCCAGTCTCGGCTTTTGGCGGAATCATCGCCTTTAATCGGGTGGTCGACGGGGTGTGTGCAGAAGCTATTAAAGGGTCATTCTACGAAGTTATTATCGCGCCGGAATTTAGCCGTGAAGCTCAGGAAATTCTCAGTGAAAAAGTCAATCTCCGACTCTTTGTGGTTGGAAGGGGAGACAATGGAAATTATTACTCTGGTTGGGCCTTCAAAAGTATCAACGGAGGATATCTCGTTCAAGAGGTGGATCGAGGGACAACGTCAGTTGGAGAATGGGATGTTGTGACAGATCAAAAACCGACGGAAGAGGATCTGATTGCCCTTGATTTTGCTTGGCGAGTTGTGAAGCATGTAAAATCAAATGCTATAGTGGTAACAGATCATAAACAAACACTCGGCGTTGGGGCCGGGCAAATGAACCGAGTCGGGTCTGTTAAGATTGCTCTTGAACAAGCTGGAGATCGTGCTCGAGGGGCTTATTTGGCTTCCGATGCTTTCTTTCCGTTCCCTGATTCGATAGAAGCAGCGGCCAAGGCTGGGATTCGAGCGATTGTTCAGCCAGGGGGATCTGTGAAGGATGCAGCAGTTATTGAGGCGGCCAATCGCTTGAATATGATCATGGTCTTTACGCATCGGCGGCATTTCCAACATTAA
- the purN gene encoding phosphoribosylglycinamide formyltransferase produces MRTAILASGRGSNLQALIEACRNGNLPIEIVAVGSDQLETVALERAKEAGISTRVFQVSDYPRRQAQEEDLLIWMRENRVELLLLAGYMRILGSEFIRQANFPVMNIHPSLLPAFPGLHAQRQALEYGVKVSGCTVHLVDEGLDSGPIILQEAVPVMSGDTEESLAQRILAVEHRLYPEAVRLLVLGKVKRTGRSVQIL; encoded by the coding sequence TTGAGGACGGCAATTCTGGCCTCGGGTAGAGGAAGCAATCTTCAAGCTTTGATTGAAGCCTGCAGAAATGGTAACCTTCCTATTGAAATTGTTGCTGTGGGCTCAGATCAATTAGAGACGGTTGCTCTTGAGAGAGCAAAGGAGGCAGGAATCTCTACTCGTGTTTTTCAAGTTAGCGATTATCCCCGTCGTCAAGCTCAAGAGGAGGACCTTCTTATTTGGATGCGGGAAAACCGGGTGGAGCTTTTACTCCTCGCGGGGTATATGAGGATCTTAGGTTCAGAGTTTATTCGGCAGGCCAATTTTCCGGTCATGAATATCCATCCTTCGTTGCTTCCGGCCTTTCCAGGTCTCCATGCCCAGCGCCAGGCACTTGAATATGGAGTCAAGGTAAGCGGATGTACGGTGCATTTAGTGGATGAAGGCTTAGATAGTGGACCGATTATCCTACAGGAAGCAGTGCCTGTAATGTCGGGGGACACTGAAGAAAGCTTAGCACAGAGGATTTTGGCGGTGGAACATCGTCTCTACCCGGAGGCCGTTCGTTTGCTGGTGCTAGGAAAGGTGAAGAGGACCGGGCGTAGCGTTCAGATTTTGTAG
- the purM gene encoding phosphoribosylformylglycinamidine cyclo-ligase, whose translation MGYSYRDAGVDIQAGNEVVERIKPAVARTHRLGVLGGLGGFGGLFKLDLQKYPDPVLVSGTDGVGTKLRLAFQMNRHDSIGQDAVAMCVNDILVQGAEPLFFLDYLAVGKVEPGRVAEVIGGVAQGCEMAGCALIGGETAEMPGFYAEDEYDIAGFSVGVVNRDQLIDGSKIQAGDVLIGLPSTGLHSNGYSLARKVFEQHSLEEVFPELGEPLGEALLRPTKIYVKSILPLLLEGEILGMAHITGGGLTENIPRVLPKGLGVRIDISAWERPPIFSLLQRLGDVEWSEMYRTFNMGIGFVLIVRPEDEGIMRQRLSDLGESSFVIGSVVSGEGVTY comes from the coding sequence TTGGGATATTCATACCGAGACGCGGGTGTCGACATTCAAGCAGGGAATGAAGTCGTGGAACGTATCAAGCCAGCGGTTGCCCGGACACATCGGCTGGGAGTTCTCGGAGGGCTTGGAGGGTTTGGTGGACTGTTTAAATTAGATCTGCAGAAGTATCCAGACCCAGTCCTTGTATCTGGCACGGATGGCGTGGGAACTAAGCTACGCCTCGCCTTTCAAATGAATCGGCATGATAGCATTGGACAAGATGCGGTGGCGATGTGTGTCAATGATATCTTGGTTCAAGGGGCAGAACCTTTGTTTTTTCTCGATTATCTTGCTGTTGGGAAAGTAGAACCAGGGCGAGTTGCCGAGGTCATCGGTGGGGTGGCGCAAGGATGTGAGATGGCTGGCTGTGCATTGATCGGGGGAGAAACTGCCGAAATGCCCGGTTTCTATGCCGAGGATGAATATGATATTGCAGGGTTTTCAGTAGGTGTTGTGAATCGAGATCAATTGATCGATGGATCGAAGATTCAAGCGGGGGATGTGCTGATTGGTTTGCCCTCCACCGGATTACATAGCAACGGGTATTCCTTGGCGAGAAAAGTATTTGAACAACATTCCTTGGAGGAAGTGTTTCCAGAGTTGGGCGAGCCGCTCGGAGAGGCCTTGCTTCGTCCGACAAAGATATATGTTAAGTCAATTTTACCGCTTCTTTTAGAGGGAGAGATTCTGGGTATGGCCCATATTACAGGGGGGGGCTTAACGGAAAATATCCCCCGGGTCTTGCCAAAGGGTCTGGGAGTTCGGATTGATATCTCAGCTTGGGAACGTCCTCCGATTTTCTCCTTGCTTCAACGCTTAGGAGATGTAGAATGGTCGGAAATGTACCGGACCTTCAATATGGGCATTGGTTTTGTCCTCATTGTTCGGCCGGAAGATGAGGGTATAATGCGCCAAAGACTCTCGGATTTGGGAGAGAGTAGCTTTGTCATAGGAAGTGTCGTTTCAGGAGAAGGGGTGACTTATTGA
- the purF gene encoding amidophosphoribosyltransferase → MVGFGEDKPKEECGVFGIYAPNQEVARLTYYGLYALQHRGQESAGIAVSDGHSISLHKGMGLVSEVFSDQDVKGLKGKMAIGHVRYSTTGSSLLANAQPLVVHYQKGMMALAHNGNLTNALEIREELGKNGAVFQTTIDSEVIINLVARYRRDSLEDALVKTMMDLRGAYALVILAEDKLFGIRDPHGFRPLCIGLIGGRYCLASESCALDTIGAEFVRDVEPGEIVVIDEEGLHTRPGLAKIEHAFCAFEYIYFARPDSTIDQLNVSESRRQMGIELASECPIDADLVIAVPDSGTASALGYATALGIPFGEGLIKNRYVGRTFIQPTQAMREVGVRLKLNANTSVLKDKRVVMIDDSIVRGTTSSKLVEMVKNAGAKEVHFLISSPPVAYPCFYGIDTAEREKLIANQFDVEGIRAFVGADSLHYISEEGLLRALGTNDVCLACFNGAYPIPVSSLNRGKNNFEPQHFCGKLK, encoded by the coding sequence ATGGTTGGATTTGGAGAGGACAAACCAAAAGAAGAATGTGGTGTCTTTGGGATTTATGCTCCTAATCAGGAGGTAGCCCGTTTAACTTACTACGGACTTTATGCTCTACAACATAGAGGGCAGGAAAGTGCTGGAATCGCGGTTTCGGACGGACATAGTATTTCCTTGCATAAAGGAATGGGTTTGGTGTCAGAGGTGTTTTCTGACCAAGATGTAAAAGGCTTGAAGGGAAAAATGGCAATTGGGCATGTTCGTTACTCAACCACGGGGTCAAGTCTCCTCGCGAATGCCCAACCCTTGGTTGTTCACTATCAAAAAGGCATGATGGCCTTAGCACATAATGGGAATTTGACGAACGCCTTGGAAATAAGGGAAGAACTGGGCAAAAATGGGGCAGTTTTTCAGACGACCATTGATAGCGAAGTGATCATTAATCTAGTCGCTCGGTATCGCCGAGATTCCCTGGAAGATGCGCTGGTTAAGACTATGATGGATCTAAGGGGTGCGTATGCCTTGGTTATCTTGGCTGAGGATAAGTTGTTTGGAATCCGAGATCCCCATGGGTTCCGTCCGTTATGTATTGGATTAATCGGTGGTCGGTATTGCCTAGCTTCAGAAAGTTGCGCTCTGGATACCATAGGTGCGGAGTTTGTGAGAGATGTCGAACCTGGCGAAATTGTCGTAATCGACGAAGAGGGATTACACACGCGCCCAGGGCTTGCGAAAATTGAGCATGCATTTTGTGCTTTCGAATACATTTACTTTGCTCGACCGGATAGCACAATCGATCAGTTAAACGTCTCCGAGAGTAGGCGTCAGATGGGAATTGAACTGGCCAGTGAATGCCCGATTGATGCTGATCTGGTGATTGCAGTCCCGGACTCTGGGACTGCTTCAGCCCTTGGTTATGCTACGGCACTTGGGATTCCTTTTGGCGAAGGACTTATTAAAAACCGTTATGTTGGCCGAACCTTTATCCAACCAACTCAAGCAATGAGAGAAGTGGGGGTTCGACTGAAACTTAATGCCAATACGAGCGTTTTGAAAGATAAACGCGTCGTTATGATTGATGATTCGATTGTCCGTGGAACCACAAGTTCCAAGCTGGTGGAGATGGTCAAAAATGCTGGGGCTAAAGAAGTCCATTTCTTAATCAGTTCTCCTCCAGTTGCATATCCATGTTTCTATGGGATTGATACGGCTGAACGGGAAAAACTCATTGCTAATCAATTTGATGTCGAGGGAATACGGGCGTTCGTGGGAGCCGATTCATTGCACTATATCTCTGAAGAAGGCTTGCTACGGGCCTTAGGCACTAATGATGTTTGCTTAGCTTGTTTTAATGGAGCATATCCTATTCCGGTTTCGAGTTTGAATCGAGGAAAAAACAACTTTGAACCACAGCATTTTTGCGGTAAGCTAAAATGA
- the purC gene encoding phosphoribosylaminoimidazolesuccinocarboxamide synthase produces MEKLALRYEGKAKKVYDTDQSEYFWVAYKDDATAFNGEKKGQIADKGEVNNLLSALFFEELEKSGIPTHYVRLISNRDMLVRRLEMIPLEVVVRNIVAGSLSKRLGVEEGYVLSQPVVELYYKDDALGDPLVNESHVSAMGWASAVVVQEVQALGLKINELLKKILVKAGIDLIDFKLEFGIVDGKVYLGDEISPDTCRYWDIETREKLDKDRFRRDLGRVEEAYQEVFRRVKEALAHS; encoded by the coding sequence ATGGAAAAGTTAGCATTACGGTATGAGGGAAAAGCAAAAAAAGTATATGATACAGATCAAAGCGAGTATTTTTGGGTAGCTTATAAGGATGATGCTACCGCTTTTAACGGAGAGAAAAAGGGACAAATCGCTGATAAGGGAGAGGTTAATAACCTGTTATCAGCACTCTTTTTTGAAGAACTAGAAAAGTCAGGTATCCCGACACATTACGTTCGCCTGATCAGCAACCGGGATATGCTCGTGCGCCGTTTAGAAATGATTCCTCTTGAAGTTGTTGTGCGTAATATTGTGGCGGGAAGTTTATCTAAGCGTCTTGGCGTAGAAGAGGGTTATGTACTTTCTCAACCGGTTGTGGAATTGTATTATAAAGATGATGCTTTGGGTGATCCGCTAGTGAATGAATCCCATGTTTCAGCCATGGGATGGGCTAGTGCTGTCGTTGTTCAAGAAGTCCAAGCATTAGGCTTGAAAATTAATGAACTCTTGAAGAAGATCTTAGTCAAAGCGGGAATCGATTTAATTGACTTCAAACTAGAATTCGGTATTGTCGATGGAAAAGTCTATCTCGGTGATGAAATTTCCCCAGATACTTGCCGCTATTGGGACATAGAAACTCGGGAGAAGCTGGATAAGGATCGTTTCCGGAGGGATCTCGGACGGGTCGAAGAAGCGTACCAAGAAGTTTTTCGACGGGTAAAAGAGGCCCTTGCCCATTCTTAA
- the purB gene encoding adenylosuccinate lyase: MIERYTLPEMGGIWTDEHRLALWLKIEIAACEGWAKLGKIPQEAVEVIREKAAFSWERVQDLEEVTQHDVLAFLTNVAENVGDEAKYIHLGLTSSDVLDTALSLQLVEASDILMAKMEGLEAVLSRRALEHRETLMMGRTHGIHAEPITLGLKFALWYDEIRRQKRRLAFAREEIRVGKISGAVGTFANVDPQVEAHVCQVLDLEPALISTQILQRDRHACYMTTLAGIASSLDKMATELRNLQRTDVHEVEEAFGKGQKGSSAMPHKKNPITPERICGMARVVRANAQVALENVALWHERDISHSSAERMILPDSTIALDYMLHKMTQLLDRLQVFPEQMQANIDKGFGLIFSQRVMLALVEKGISRETAYAQVQRNAMEAWNTKEQFQSLISKDSSIREYLDEKEISNLFDYAYHTKHVEDIFQRLGLV, from the coding sequence TTGATTGAACGGTATACACTTCCTGAAATGGGAGGAATTTGGACGGACGAGCATCGCCTCGCTCTGTGGTTGAAGATTGAAATTGCTGCTTGCGAAGGGTGGGCCAAACTAGGAAAGATTCCGCAGGAGGCTGTTGAGGTCATTCGGGAAAAGGCTGCCTTTTCATGGGAGAGGGTACAAGACCTTGAAGAAGTGACCCAGCACGACGTGTTGGCTTTCTTGACGAATGTTGCAGAAAATGTGGGAGATGAAGCAAAGTACATTCATTTAGGTCTGACTTCTTCAGATGTACTGGACACAGCCTTGTCCCTCCAACTGGTGGAAGCATCCGATATTCTGATGGCTAAAATGGAAGGGCTGGAAGCAGTCCTGAGCCGTAGAGCGTTAGAACATAGGGAGACCCTTATGATGGGCCGAACACACGGAATTCACGCTGAACCTATTACGTTAGGACTGAAATTTGCGTTATGGTACGATGAAATAAGGCGTCAAAAGAGACGTTTAGCCTTTGCCCGTGAGGAGATACGAGTGGGCAAGATTTCTGGTGCAGTTGGGACGTTTGCTAACGTAGATCCTCAGGTTGAAGCACATGTTTGCCAAGTCCTTGACTTAGAGCCTGCCCTGATATCGACTCAAATCCTTCAACGTGATCGGCATGCTTGCTATATGACGACCCTTGCAGGAATCGCTAGTTCCCTAGATAAAATGGCCACAGAACTTCGCAACTTACAGCGAACCGATGTACATGAAGTGGAAGAAGCCTTCGGAAAGGGGCAAAAAGGATCCTCGGCAATGCCTCATAAGAAAAATCCCATTACACCAGAACGTATCTGTGGTATGGCCAGAGTGGTTCGGGCGAATGCCCAAGTTGCTTTGGAAAATGTGGCCTTATGGCACGAACGGGACATTTCTCATTCTTCAGCTGAACGTATGATCTTGCCAGATAGCACCATCGCTTTAGACTACATGCTTCATAAGATGACACAGCTTCTGGACAGGCTGCAGGTCTTTCCTGAGCAGATGCAAGCGAATATTGATAAAGGGTTCGGACTGATTTTTTCTCAACGCGTAATGCTTGCTCTAGTCGAAAAGGGTATCAGCCGGGAAACAGCTTACGCCCAGGTTCAACGTAATGCCATGGAAGCCTGGAATACCAAAGAACAATTTCAAAGCCTAATCAGTAAAGATTCTAGTATTCGAGAATACTTAGATGAAAAAGAGATTAGCAACCTGTTTGATTATGCGTATCACACTAAGCATGTAGAAGATATTTTTCAACGTTTGGGCCTTGTTTAG
- the purE gene encoding 5-(carboxyamino)imidazole ribonucleotide mutase, protein MSQIGVIMGSDSDYKIMEEAVKVLRQFELDFEIKISSAHRTLERTVDWVKSFEAQGGKLIIAAAGLAAHLPGVVAGATTLPVIGVPLSSGALEGIDALYSIVQMPPGIPVATVGIGAARNAALLAVQILAIQDESLSIKIKAYRAQMLMDIEKKDEALQKHFSNGN, encoded by the coding sequence ATGAGTCAGATTGGAGTTATTATGGGAAGTGATTCAGATTACAAAATCATGGAGGAGGCCGTTAAGGTTCTCCGTCAGTTTGAACTCGATTTTGAAATTAAGATTTCTTCCGCACACAGAACATTGGAAAGAACTGTGGATTGGGTGAAAAGTTTTGAAGCACAAGGTGGGAAACTTATCATTGCAGCTGCAGGGTTAGCAGCTCATTTACCTGGGGTTGTAGCGGGTGCCACGACATTACCTGTGATCGGGGTTCCACTGAGCAGCGGAGCTTTGGAAGGAATCGATGCTCTTTACTCCATCGTACAAATGCCCCCGGGAATTCCGGTTGCGACGGTAGGCATTGGTGCAGCACGCAATGCGGCGTTGCTCGCGGTACAGATCCTTGCCATCCAAGATGAATCCCTTAGTATTAAGATAAAAGCCTATCGAGCACAAATGCTAATGGATATTGAGAAAAAGGATGAAGCATTACAGAAACACTTCAGTAATGGGAATTAA